A region of Coturnix japonica isolate 7356 chromosome 15, Coturnix japonica 2.1, whole genome shotgun sequence DNA encodes the following proteins:
- the SEPTIN5 gene encoding LOW QUALITY PROTEIN: septin-5 (The sequence of the model RefSeq protein was modified relative to this genomic sequence to represent the inferred CDS: substituted 1 base at 1 genomic stop codon), which yields MDSLVLQERLVERLLSPRTQAQRSHPAKLKDHEKQYVGFATLPNQVHRKSVKKGFDFTLMVAGESGLGKSTLVNSLFLTDMYKDSKLLNAEGKLGTKGGGSQLVVGVSXDPHHYCGALTPVLLYKERINQTVEIVKHTVDIEEKGVKLKLTIVDTPGFGDAVNNTECWKPITDYIDQQFEQYFRDESGLNRKNIQDNRVHCCLYFISPFGHGLRPVDVEFMKALHEKVNIVPLIAKADCLIPSEIRKLKERIREEIDKFGIKVYQFPECDSDEDEEFKQQDRELKESAPFAVIGSNTVVEAKGQRVRGRLYPWGIVEVENQAHCDFVKLRNMLIRTHMQDLKDVTCDVHYENYRAQCIQQMTSKLTQDNRIESPIPILPLPTPDTETEKLIKMKDEELRRMQEMLQKMQQQMQDQ from the exons ATGGATTCGCTCGTTCTCCAGGAGCGGTTAGTGGAGAGGCTGCTTTCCCCGCGGACGCAGGCACAGCGGAGCCACCCGGCCAAGCTGAAG GACCATGAGAAGCAGTACGTGGGCTTTGCCACTCTGCCAAACCAGGTCCACCGGAAATCTGTGAAGAAGGGTTTTGACTTCACCCTGATGGTTGCAG GAGAGTCGGGTCTGGGCAAATCCACCCTTGTCAACAGCCTCTTCCTGACAGACATGTACAAAGACAGCAAGCTTCTCAATGCTGAAGGTAAGTTGGGGACAAAGGGGG GGGGGAGCCAGCTTGTTGTGGGTGTGAGTTAGGATCCCCACCATTACTGCGGGGCTTTAACTCCTGTGTTGCTGTACAAAGAGAGAATCAACCAGACAGTGGAGATTGTCAAGCACACGGTGGACATCGAGGAGAAGGGTGTCAAGCTGAAGCTGACCATAGTGGACACACCAGGCTTTGGAGATGCTGTTAATAACACTGAATG CTGGAAGCCCATCACTGACTACATCGACCAGCAGTTTGAGCAGTACTTCCGTGATGAGAGTGGCCTGAACCGAAAGAACATCCAAGACAACCGAGTGCACTGCTGCCTGTACTTCATCTCACCCTTCGGGCATGG gctgaggcCCGTGGATGTCGAGTTCATGAAGGCTCTTCATGAGAAGGTTAACATTGTCCCCCTGATTGCCAAAGCTGACTGCCTGATCCCCTCAGAGATCCGGAAGCTAAAAGAGAGG ATCCGGGAAGAGATTGACAAATTTGGCATTAAAGTGTACCAGTTTCCTGAATGCGACTCTGATGAAGATGAGGAGTTCAAGCAGCAAGATAGAGAGCTGAAG GAGAGCGCTCCTTTTGCTGTCATTGGCAGCAACACAGTGGTGGAGGCTAAAGGCCAGCGAGTCCGTGGACGGCTGTACCCGTGGGGCATTGTGGAAG TGGAAAATCAGGCACACTGCGACTTTGTGAAGCTGCGGAATATGCTGATCCGAACACACATGCAGGACCTGAAGGATGTCACTTGTGATGTCCACTATGAGAACTACCGGGCTCAGTGCATCCAGCAAATGACCAG CAAGCTGACTCAGGACAACAGGATAGAAAGCCCCATTCCTATCCTGCCCCTCCCAACACCAGACACTGAGACGGAGAAACTGATCAAGATGAAGGATGAGGAG CTGCGGCGGATGCAAGAGATGCTGCAGaagatgcagcagcagatgcaggaTCAGTGA
- the GP1BB gene encoding platelet glycoprotein Ib beta chain produces the protein MNSGILFLSLLGFLPFVTPTCPSPCKCATNIIDCMSKGLTVTKLPAAFRPSAEIINLSYNRLTSIPSGLFDNLQSLQAVHLQGNPWECNCDILYLRSWLQWQQNRTFYRDVRCASPAHLQGRVIAYLTEDEISSTCQYWYCTLAFFSQVVLIVLLFLQAVLVIFIIIYLQRFRRMTAEARSTTRDLYQQQADTWSLQER, from the coding sequence ATGAACAGTGGGATTCTCTTCTTGTCCCTCCTTGGCTTCCTCCCATTCGTGACACCTACATGCCCTTCGCCATGCAAGTGTGCCACCAACATTATTGACTGTATGTCAAAAGGCCTAACAGTAACTAAACTACCAGCGGCTTTCCGGCCATCGGCTGAAATTATCAACCTCAGTTACAACAGGCTCACCTCTATTCCCAGCGGGCTCTTCGATAACCTGCAGAGCCTCCAAGCCGTGCACTTGCAGGGCAACCCTTGGGAATGCAACTGTGACATCCTGTACTTGCGCTCCTGGCTGCAGTGGCAGCAGAACCGAACCTTTTACAGGGATGTGAGATGTGCCTCCCCTGCTCATCTTCAGGGCCGGGTCATTGCGTATCTGACAGAAGATGAGATCAGCTCCACGTGCCAGTACTGGTACTGCACCCTGGCTTTCTTCTCTCAAGTTGTTCTCATCgtcctccttttcctccaggCTGTTTTGGTCATATTCATCATTATTTACCTGCAGAGGTTTCGGAGAATGACTGCTGAAGCGCGGAGCACCACCCGGGACCTCTACCAGCAGCAAGCAGACACCTGGTCCCTGCAGGAGCGATAG